Sequence from the Leishmania donovani BPK282A1 complete genome, chromosome 16 genome:
GTTGTGCGAGCCGctgagcggctgcgcacgcgcgtatGAGCAGGTGGGGGACGGCTTCCGTCTCGTTGCAAGTGTCGGCTTGTAAGAGGagcgaaaagaaggggaaagTGGGGCACACCGCGGCCATCGAGCCGGTCCGCATATTCGACTCCGTCGATCTGACTTCTGGGGcggtgtttgcgtgtgtgtgcgtgtgctgtcTACGTGTGTGCAGATCATGCATCCCGCGGTATGTGAAGTACAAGCGAGGTATGCGGACGAAGAGGCGTCAGTCAAGTTGTAGCGCGCACAGTCAAAGGCCGGCTCGTGGACGGGAGAAAGGATGCGACGCCGTTCCGGTGTGCGAGCGTGCGCTTCGCTATCGATGAGTGGCCCTCCGCCTCATGACGGAACAAGGGTAGAGATGTCGGCGTTGAGCAGGAGTGCGAGTATGACCTAAGCCCGGTAGGCGCGCACCCCAATGTACAGCAGTAGACGATGCGCACCAGCCTATATGCAGACAGGCCGGCCCGGCTGCACGTCTCTCGCAGTTCGTGTCAGCGCAAGTGGCGCGCACGAAAGaagcgtttttttttcttgaaGAGGGCACGCGGAAAGCCGCACACATGCGTGCAGCACCAGATGACGAGTCAGAGCACGGCTGAATGCGATCATGCGGGCCCGTCATGTGAGAACGGCGGCATAgcgaagcgccgctgcgccctccGCACCACAACACgcataaacacacacacaagcacgtaTGCATGGAATGAGAAGAGCACTCCCAGACACAGTCCATAAAGACACCAGAAAggtggaaaaaaaaagcgtgtTCTCCCATCAGCGACTTTCACACAGAGCTTCGTCCCCGACCATGTCCAAGGcgcagccgagcagcccGGGCCCttgccagcgctgcggcaccagTACAAGCTCGGACGGATCATCTTGCAGCTCTCCTGGCTTCCGCACCCACACCGCAATCGGCGCCCCTTCGTGGGTGGATGTTtccctcgccagcgcctgcaggcCCTCCGCGATCAGCTCCGTCTGCGTCACGGCGCCGTATTGCAGGATCTGCATGCCGACGGAGAGGCcggcctcctccgctggGCTATTGGCGTCCACtttcgccaccaccagacACGGCTTCAGCCGCGAGACACGCTGCACCTCTGCCATGCGCTGCGCCCGcttctccgccgctgcctgtcgTTGTCggcgggcagcggcgtcctGTACCATCTGtagctgcgcctcctcttgcGTCTGGAGGTGCAGCTCATTGAGAAGGCTGTATATTTTTTCGTTCAGCACGCGCAGGTCGTTGCGCGTGGAGTCGGCCGTGTTCCGGGCTGTGCGAACCGCGTACAGGTCGCAGTCGTTTCGCGGGAACCCCTCATCGTCAAGCAAGCGGCCGCGAAGCCCAACAGGGGTCGATGCGAGATACTGAAGTGCATCCGTCAGCTTCGCCTCGAGGGCCGCCTTCTGTGCGTCCAGGCGACGCAGCTCTTCACGAAGGGCTTCCTTGTCCATATCGCCTATGGTGGATTCAACCGCGGGGGCGCGGTAGTCCTCGATCTCGACAATGTCCTCGATGCTGTGTCCGTTCATTGCTTCCGCTTTTCCGCGCTACGGGATAAGGGGAGGCGACCTCGCCTGCCTAGCGTGGGAGGGAAGCCAAAGCCGCAGCACGAGAAGCCACGGCGCCTGGCCTGCCAATgcagttgtgtgtgtgtgcgcgtgtgtgtgccagctGTGCACTCCTGTGTGTTTTCGCAGGAAGTGCGTCAGAGGCAGGGCACGCGATAATGCGAGTCGAATATGCCcaagcggaggaggtgcagagCGCCGTGACCGGTGCCTCAAAAGAAGAGAGTGGAGAAAAGGGCAACAtggcgtgcacgcacgcacggcgaGTGCGCATCGCACCACACCTAAGCACCAGGggcgtccccctcccctcgcgtGGCGACCTGGCCAACGCGAGGCACAGACGCGAACGGGgggcgctgctctctctcgtccttcGGCACCCTCGCTGATGCGTTTCCGCAGTGCCTCTTTTCGACCTCCTTCCAATCAGCATCAGCAACTCGCGTCTCCCCCGCCAACCCTCATCCCGTTCCTGCTTGTCTTCTTTGTTCTACGCATTCCGCGTGCTCTCACACGTGGCCGCGTACACGTTTTTCAGCACCGTGCCGCAGAGCAGCTTCatccgctgcgcgtgcttaGCCTCCGCCTCTGAAACCGCGCGTGTATACGGAAGGTATTGGTTGTACAGAAACACTTCCCGCACCGTGTTCAGCGTGGTCGTCTCGAAGCAGCGGAGATACAGTGGGGAGACACCCTCGGCACTGTAGCCCAGCAAGTGGAGCGATTCGGCTAGCGCGTCGCCAtgggcagccgcggccgccatTCTGGCCTCGTGGGAAGGCGGCCCGTACACCGGAGGGAACGCAGACACCATCGGGgtgacgccaccgccgcccgaTGTGGGCAGCAGGTGCGACGGGTGACAGTAACGGTTCACGCTGGCCATCATGGTTGTGCTGCCGTTGCCATCTCCCGTGTAGGCGCCGTCTAGCGCCGCCTGTGCGGCCCAAGGCCCACCTACACGTGGCCCGCCCCCCGCGGCACCGTTTGCCGCGCCACCGGACGACAGCGTCGCCCCTCCTACAGTACCGGCGCAGCCACTGacgccagcggtgctgccgcagaaCAGGGTACGGCCACCCCCGCTCAGTGCGTCAAAGGACATGTCCTccaggtgcagcagcggcagcagcatcagccgCCCACCAAGCGGGGCACCGCggtcgccagcggcagcccctgcagcgacggcccctccaccacctctcgCAACTACCCGACCAGCAGCTGGCGAAGCTcttcgctgcggcgccacgtGCTCGTCGATCCACTGggcagccgcctcgtcgGTAGGGATGGCGGCGaccccctcgccctcctcttcgcccGCGCCTTCGATGGCTCCCACCACGGAAGACGTCCGTGTGACTATCGTCATGGCCGAAGTGTTGCTGCCCTTGTTGTTGCCGTCCCGCCGCTCATCCATGGAACGGCGCCGCGTGAGGAGCTGCTCCACAACTGCGGCCATCTCCTCTtgcgaggcgacggcggaaGGATCCACAAAGGGGTCCATCAACATCGTGGCCGCAGAGGGGCGCAGCTCCTTGTCCTTGGTTAGCAGGCGGCGGATGAACATGTTCATCTGCGGCGACCAGCGCTCCTTGGCCTGCAGAGTTGGCGGATCGTTGAGAGGGATGAAGAAGACAGCGCGGGCAATGTGCATGCCGAGGTACGGCGGCTGCCCCTCCGCCAGCTCGATCGTGGTAATCCCCAAAGACCACATGTCGGCGCGGCTATCGTAGTCCTTCTCCGTGAGGGCCTCCGGCGCCATCCAGAGCGCCGTGCCGATGAAGGAGTTGCGCCGCGACAGCGTGTGCTTGAGCTCCGTGCTAACGCCAAAGTCCGCCAGCTTCACCTGGCCGTTTTTGGTGAGCAGTAAGTTGCTGCCCTTAATATCGCGATGAATGACGTGACGCTCGTGCAGGTAGCGCAGGCCGAGGAGGGTCTGGCGGCACACGTACGCGATGAGCGGCTCCGAGAGcggacggcgcagcaggtcgtATGCCGTGTCCACAGAGCCGCCCTCGCAGTATTCCATGACGATCCACAGGACCCCCATCGAATGGTACGTGCCATAGAAGCGCACGATGTTTGGGTGGTCACACTCCTGCAGgatctccacctccttcacAATGGTGTCCAGATCCTCCTTGTCCGTGTCGCTGAGCGGGACCTGCTTGATAGCAACGATGTCGTCAGTGGCGCGGTTGCGGGCCTTGAGAACGACACCAAAGTTGCCGATGCCAACGCTTTCAACAATCTCAAACAGTTCCTTGGGATCATCCTCGCGCACGTGGATGCGATCGAGTGCCGATGGCTTCATCATTGTGGCACTCAATGActggcgtgcgtgcctgtgggtgtatgtgtgtggtCAGTCGTCGTAGGCGGGGGTAGggaacagaaaaaaaaaaaaacaaggcgAGTTAGAGGTGTCCAGCGACTTCATGTACGTGCACAGCGAGAGAGTCCGTAAGCTCACGTGTGGGGAAGGGAGTGGGGAGtggggagtggggggagggggggggcaagcaAGCCTTGTCTTACCCCCTGCCCTGTGATCAACGACACCTCtaacacgcacgcacacacaacaagCGCCCCCCACCTCTGTTCGACTTCCACACGCCCTCTTGCACCGGGAAGATGCGGATGTGTGGTACGTCCCTCGGCTCACCGCCTCTGAGGCAGCACTGCGCAGAGGCAGTGCGGGGATGAATCGTGGGTgatggcgaagaaggcgaggaggttGAGAAACAGAAGTAGACGAAGGTCCGAgtgagagaaagaggtgctgcgccgcgcaggtTTCGAAGCgaaagccgctgccgcagtcgagaaggcgagagagaagcggtgcagcgaTATACGGGAGGGGGCGTGATAGCGCCTCGGTCTGCTTTCAGGAGGTACAACGCCGtgtatacacacacgcatgtgtatgcatgtggatgtgcgtgtgtgtgtgacgcaGTCCGTCACTGGTCGGCCCTAGTCTTCTCCCTGTGACGAGAAATGGGCCTCGCCTCGGCTGGCGCGGGCCTCGGGCGCCTGCCTCTCTTCGCAcgtggtgatggtgatgatggtggtggccgctCGGCGCGTGCGGTTGTGTGGATGCATCGGTGTTTGATGGCCTATCAACGAGTGAGGACGGCTCGAAGACGAGCCAGCATGACGAACGTAATATGGAGAGAGCGCTGCAGATGGCGGATGTGATACCGCAGGCTACACCGAGGGAACCATGTGGCAGCAATACCCGTAAGAGCGCCCCGCACCCCCGCGCCACGcctcgccagcggtggcagaAGCGGAAGGGCGCCAAATAGACACGGTGGTGTGACAAAGGCCCTGACATCTCTGCCCCTCCTGCCACGCCGCTTCGTGCGGGGACGCCGCTCCACGTGCGTCCCTGTCGGTGACCGGCACGTCCTCCAGCATCAACTGGCATCGGTAAGTGTAGAGAGCAGGGGCCGATAGGGATGGCTTGACAGGCTCGCCAACGCGCCTCACCTGCGTGCGATGGAGAGAGATCGAGCCCTGCGGCGAAGGACTTCACAGCAACGAACGCAACACCACCCAAAACCAGTAAAGGGGGCACCATCGTACCGAGAGAGAAACGACAACGAGCGATCTCGCCACCAGTGGCGCGGCTCAGAGCGACacgagtgtgtgtgtctgtgtgtgtgtgtgtttgggggggggggggctgtaTCAGATGTCGCACACGTGTCAATGGTTGCCCCCTTCCCGCGCCCTCGATATTTCTTTTGCTATGTCGAACTGCTTCCGATCTGCTGTCACGGCTGCGGGTGGGCCTTGCTCTCGCGCTTGGCCTCTCCGACGCTTTCGATCCGCACCAGTGGAAGAGGCCGCATGGTCGCTATGGGTTCGTTAGAAGGTGCTGGGGAGAGGAAGCCGACAGGCCGTCGCCGAGCCCGCCTCCCATACTCGTCCGTGCTGCGCAGAGATACGGCGTCACCGCCATCTGTGGACAGgtgggcgagggcgagggcaaCGCAGCGGTGGGCACGTCATTACCGGCGtctggcgcagcggctgagaGGTCGAGATAAAAGgtgggggcagcagcgcagaaCAAAAGCATTgcgagaggggagaagcgcGGGGAAGATGCACAAGGGAAGTGGATAGGGATAACTGAAGGGAGCTCCGGCACAactcgcgcgcgctgctctgtTCTTCATTGTGAAGCACCGCATATAATGGATGCACccacctccgctgcgcaGGATGGCCACCTCTTCCCCTTATCCGGTCCGATCCACCGCTCTCCATGACACCTCCACCCGCCCATCGCATTCACGCATCACATTCAGCGGCCAAGCCCCTCAGTGCGCCTTGGGTCAGTCAAACTGGCATCCACACCCCATCAACACAGGAtgggcgcgcacacacacgcacggatGCACACGGGCGCGCGGGCATCGGATGCCGCAGAGCGTGCACATTCCGCAAGCGTGCCTCGcggccagcgccacctccttgtcctcctcctgttCCGCTTGGCGCCACTTTTTGCTCCCCTCCCTGCTGCGTGTTGCGTAGTCGAGAGAGTTTTAACGAAGCAACGCGTTGATGCAGGCACACATGCGCTTGCGTCTCGCTCTTACATCTTATCTGTCTTGGCCTTCTTTGCGGCttgctccacctcctcctcctccacgagcGTGCTGGCCGTCTCTGCGTGAGCTCCACGTGGTTCTTCTCCTTGGCCGGGCCGCGACGCGAGCAGGTTTTCCCAGAAGGCTGGCGGCAGTGTAAAGCTGACGCACATCATCCGCTTCGTCGGCGCGACGTCCCGCACCATGAGCGTCTCCTCGATATTCTCCGGTGGGAGAGTGTAGCCGAGGTTCACCTCCACTTGCCGCACGGCGTCGGTGATGAGGTCTTCGGCGGCTGAGAAGCAGTACACGTGGAAGAGGGTGCAGCGGTCGATGGCGTTGGGATCCACGTGGGCTGGCAAGTGATTCCACCGTTCGTTCACGAtcgctgcggcggacgcgttgcactgctgctcgctAGCGGGAGCACAGGTGCTGGAGAGTGGCTGGAACACGTCGAGGAACTCGACTGCAATGGCTGGCAGGTTCATGGtcacgtggcggcggccggtgCAGAGGTGTCCTGGGAACGGTGCATCCGCAGCCCTGGTGACGCTGTCAAATAGCACCGAGTTCAGAAAGTCGCGCCCGTCCATGTTGAATACACGGAGGGAGTTGGCGGGCAGGTGGTTAAGCTCCGCGTTCACCTTCATGTACTGCGCTGCCACAGGGTTGAGGTCGTTGGCGAAGACCTGCACGCCCTTCTTCGCTGCAGGCACAGCGAACGGGCCCACGCCAGCCATGACGTCGAACAGCATGTCCCCCGGTCCCATC
This genomic interval carries:
- a CDS encoding protein kinase, putative, with translation MMKPSALDRIHVREDDPKELFEIVESVGIGNFGVVLKARNRATDDIVAIKQVPLSDTDKEDLDTIVKEVEILQECDHPNIVRFYGTYHSMGVLWIVMEYCEGGSVDTAYDLLRRPLSEPLIAYVCRQTLLGLRYLHERHVIHRDIKGSNLLLTKNGQVKLADFGVSTELKHTLSRRNSFIGTALWMAPEALTEKDYDSRADMWSLGITTIELAEGQPPYLGMHIARAVFFIPLNDPPTLQAKERWSPQMNMFIRRLLTKDKELRPSAATMLMDPFVDPSAVASQEEMAAVVEQLLTRRRSMDERRDGNNKGSNTSAMTIVTRTSSVVGAIEGAGEEEGEGVAAIPTDEAAAQWIDEHVAPQRRASPAAGRVVARGGGGAVAAGAAAGDRGAPLGGRLMLLPLLHLEDMSFDALSGGGRTLFCGSTAGVSGCAGTVGGATLSSGGAANGAAGGGPRVGGPWAAQAALDGAYTGDGNGSTTMMASVNRYCHPSHLLPTSGGGGVTPMVSAFPPVYGPPSHEARMAAAAAHGDALAESLHLLGYSAEGVSPLYLRCFETTTLNTVREVFLYNQYLPYTRAVSEAEAKHAQRMKLLCGTVLKNVYAATCESTRNA
- a CDS encoding proteasome 26S non-ATPase subunit 9, putative, whose translation is MNGHSIEDIVEIEDYRAPAVESTIGDMDKEALREELRRLDAQKAALEAKLTDALQYLASTPVGLRGRLLDDEGFPRNDCDLYAVRTARNTADSTRNDLRVLNEKIYSLLNELHLQTQEEAQLQMVQDAAARRQRQAAAEKRAQRMAEVQRVSRLKPCLVVAKVDANSPAEEAGLSVGMQILQYGAVTQTELIAEGLQALARETSTHEGAPIAVWVRKPGELQDDPSELVLVPQRWQGPGLLGCALDMVGDEALCESR